The genomic window TACTTTTTTGTCGCCAGCCAGTTTGTCAATTCCCTGTAATAATTGAATTAAAGATTGTTCTTCATCTACATTTGACGGACGATGTAGTGTTAGAACAATATAATTCCCAGTTTTTAATTGAAATTCTGTCCAGAAAACAGGCTCAAAAATCCGGTTCAAATTTTGGTATAAAGTATCAATCATTACGTTACCCACAAAATGAATATTATTTTCATCAACTCCATATTTCAACAAATTCTCTGATGCCAATGTTGAGGTTGTAAAGAAATAATCAGTAATGCTGTCGGTAACGATTCGGTTGATTTCTTCGGGCATTGTCATATCGCCAGAACGAATTCCAGCTTCGACGTGAGCTACTTTTAGGTTCTGTTTTTTGGCCACAATCGCACAAGCCATCGTCGAATTGACATCGCCAACGACCAAAACCAAATCACAAGGATTTTGTTGTAATTCTTTTTCAAAAGCCACCATAATACCTCCTGTTTGTTCTGCTTGCGAACCACTTTTTACTTCCAGATTGCTGTTGGGTTTCGGAATATTCAATTCCTCGAAAAAAGTATCGCTCAAGTTCTTGTCATAATGCTGACCTGTATGCACCAAACGATAGGAAATAGTGGCTCCTTCGTTTTGTTTTTTTTCAATCGCTTTGATGATGGGTGCGATTTTGATGAAATTAGGTCTTGCGCCTGCGACTATGGTTATTTTCATTTTAAATTATCTTTTAATTTCTTTAAGGTCACAAATTGTGACCTTAAACGTTTTGATGTCATAATTTGTGACTTCAAGATTCAATTTGGAGGTCACAATTTGCGACCTCCAATTATTTCAATAACGAAACAAACTGTTTCAATTTGCCACTTTTACTTCGCTCCAATTTTTCTTTTCTGATGAATGTAAAAATCAATCCTTTTTCCAAATATAAAGCAATTGCGGCTTCAATTTTCTGGATTTGTTCCTGATTTAATTCGGTTTTGCTTACATATTCAATTTCAAAAGTATCG from Flavobacterium eburneipallidum includes these protein-coding regions:
- the wecB gene encoding non-hydrolyzing UDP-N-acetylglucosamine 2-epimerase translates to MKITIVAGARPNFIKIAPIIKAIEKKQNEGATISYRLVHTGQHYDKNLSDTFFEELNIPKPNSNLEVKSGSQAEQTGGIMVAFEKELQQNPCDLVLVVGDVNSTMACAIVAKKQNLKVAHVEAGIRSGDMTMPEEINRIVTDSITDYFFTTSTLASENLLKYGVDENNIHFVGNVMIDTLYQNLNRIFEPVFWTEFQLKTGNYIVLTLHRPSNVDEEQSLIQLLQGIDKLAGDKKVIFPIHPRTKAILGETNLDLKNILFVEPQGYLNFMYLIKNSFAVITDSGGISEETTVMGIPCFTMRNNTERPETQSIGTNTLVGTSIENLEQLFGEFLKNGKRKAGIPELWDGKASERIIEILLQK